In Periplaneta americana isolate PAMFEO1 chromosome 3, P.americana_PAMFEO1_priV1, whole genome shotgun sequence, the following are encoded in one genomic region:
- the LOC138696269 gene encoding protein phosphatase 1L has product MEDELEDRVLYQTYISHMKLISRFAVGLPLNSAPISYLWRLLRIYILKPEVLIFSAVVFVILVYLQAVDVWSRTLLGRLTYTIGRSTSKVQRLQYFVNGSVSGGEKFSWELKEGIVAAYAVQGRRPRMEDRFVVHDDINKTGVSLFAVFDGHGGEFAANYARDKLIKNLNNKVIELKNLIASGNKPKTDHSSSTGETEKKDSEKKSEGVPVEKRNSFRKTMSTSQTDECMKKGAGVTDPELLSRLDTLSRPITREVRPSRQDAAPPPTVPTASYLDSNGKINYRRLLTDEVLAADRLLVEAAKKSMDVAGTTALIALLEGSRLVVANVGDSRGVMCDSKGNAIPLSFDHKPQQMRERKRIKEAGGFITFNGVWRVAGILATSRALGDYPLKDKKLVIADPDILTFDLADHKPMFLILASDGLWDTFSNEEAVAFIRERLNEPHYGAKSITLQSYYRGSLDNITVVVINFMDRKWSHDALNKTR; this is encoded by the exons ATGGAGGACGAACTGGAGGACCGAGTATTGTATCAGACGTACATTTCCCACATGAAACTTATATCAAGGTTTGCAGTGGGTCTCCCACTTAACTCTGCACCTATCAGTTATCTGTGGCGACTTCTAAGAATTTATATACTCAAGCCAGAGGTACTTATTTTCAGTGCTGTTGTATTTGTAATATTAGTCTATCTTCAAGCTGTGGATGTATGGAGTCGCACTTTATTGGGCAGATTAACATATACCATTGGACGGTCAACATCTAAGGTCCAACGTCTTCAGTATTTTGTAAATGGATCAGTGTCAGGTGGAGAGAAATTCAGTTGGGAGCTAAAGGAAGGTATCGTTGCTGCGTATGCTGTTCAAGGACGACGACCCCGGATGGAGGATCGCTTCGTGGTCCATGACGATATAAACAAAACTGGTGTATCTTTGTTTGCTGTATTCGATGGGCATGGTGGCGAG TTTGCAGCAAATTATGCCCGAGATAAACTTATAAAAAATCTTAACAACAAGGTCATTGAGCTGAAGAATCTGATTGCTTCTGGAAACAAACCAAAAACCGATCACAGTTCCTCTACAGGGGAGACTGAGAAGAAAGattctgagaaaaaatccgaAGGAGTACCAGTTGAAAAAAGGAATAGTTTCAGGAAGACAATGAGCACATCGCAGACAGACGAATGTATGAAGAAGGGAGCAGGCGTAACCGATCCAGAGTTGCTGAGTCGTCTCGATACATTATCTCGGCCCATTACAAGGGAGGTTCGTCCTTCAAGACAAGACGCTGCCCCTCCACCAACAGTCCCCACAGCCAGTTATCTAGACTCCAACGGAAAGATAAACTACCGACGACTTTTAACAGATGAGGTGCTAGCAGCAGATCGCTTACTGGTGGAGGCGGCCAAAAAGAGCATGGACGTGGCAG GTACGACTGCACTCATTGCTCTGCTTGAAGGGTCCCGGTTAGTTGTTGCTAACGTAGGTGACTCCCGAGGAGTGATGTGTGACAGCAAGGGCAATGCTATTCCTCTTTCCTTCGATCACAAACCACAGCAG ATGCGGGAGAGAAAACGCATCAAAGAGGCTGGTGGTTTCATCACCTTCAACGGTGTGTGGCGTGTGGCTGGAATCCTTGCTACATCAAGGGCACTTGGGGACTACCCTCTCAAAGATAAGAAACTTGTAATTGCGGATCCTGATATTTTGACCTTCGATTTGGCAGATCACAAACCAATGTTTCTGATCTTAGCTTCAGACGGTTTGTGGGACACATTCTCAAATGAAGAGGCAGTAGCATTCATCAGGGAGCGGTTGAATGAACCACACTATGGGGCCAAGAGCATTACATTACAGTCATATTACAGAGGGTCGCTAGACAACATCACTGTTGTTGTGATCAACTTCATGGACAGGAAGTGGAGCCATGATGCACTAAACAAGACTAGGTGA